A single region of the Ptychodera flava strain L36383 chromosome 9, AS_Pfla_20210202, whole genome shotgun sequence genome encodes:
- the LOC139139594 gene encoding uncharacterized protein: MEKLVLLMFTVTTLLMLFNVHPVASLPVLPSGDLDDLEENDEQTVIDPSQSRLLQALINSGFKQEDELKAEPDIVNEKRNRRVLQVCIDWRTKSWKWCYYRV, encoded by the exons ATGGAAAAACTGGTATTGCTAATGTTTACCGTGACTACACTTTTGATGCTTTTCAATGTTCACCCGGTGGCATCATTACCTGTTCTGCCGAGCGGCGATCTGGATGATCTTGAGGAGAATGACGAACAGACAGTGATCGACCCATCTCAAAGTCGACTGCTCCAAGCATTAATTAACTCTGGCTTTAAACAG GAGGATGAGTTGAAAGCAGAGCCAGATATTGTGAACGAAAAGAGGAACCGGAGAGTGCTACAGGTGTGTATTGATTGGAGAACCAAGTCCTGGAAGTGGTGTTAC TACAGAGTGTAA